ACCACAAGAGTTCTGGCCCTAAGCTTTGCGACAGCCCTTGCCAGGCTTCTCAGACCGGTTAACCCGTAAGCCTCAGCCTCGTTTAACACGAAGAAATCCGCTCGTCTAGCGATCTCCCTGAAGACGCTTACGCTACTTTTCGTGATGTAACCCTTCCATGCGTTCACCGATATCAACGTTTCAGGAGCAAGCTCCCGGACGTACTCTATTATCCTAAGGACCCGGGAAGGCGGCATGGGAGCTAAATGTAGAACCGTCTTCTCGCTAAGCCACTCCTCCGGTATCAGAGACGGCTTGATGTACACACCTGCCCCTACTTTCGCCTCTAGATACTCGGCTCTCCAGTCTTTG
The window above is part of the Candidatus Bathyarchaeota archaeon genome. Proteins encoded here:
- a CDS encoding carbohydrate kinase family protein, yielding MKRLRLVVMGHVSMDKVITSKGENRQPGGAALYTAIAAKTLLRSVYLVTCVGRDYAYMDILRRFDLKGIKVSSRPSTRFTIRYDKDWRAEYLEAKVGAGVYIKPSLIPEEWLSEKTVLHLAPMPPSRVLRIIEYVRELAPETLISVNAWKGYITKSSVSVFREIARRADFFVLNEAEAYGLTGLRSLARAVAKLRARTLVV